CCGAAAGCAAAATTCCGGTGAATGTAATGGTTGCACCAATTATTCCCGGGCTCAATAGTGAAGAACCGCTGGCTATTTTAAAAGCCATTTCAGATGCGGGTGCAAAAAGCTTCGGGTATACATTAGTGCGGTTGAATGATGCGGTTGAACCGGTCTTTGTTCAGTGGATTGAAAGTGCTTTTCCTGACCGTGCCCAAAAAGTACTGAACCTGATCCGCTCTGTGCGCGGCGGGAACCTGGGTGAAAAAAGATATTTTGACCGTCAGAGAGGTGAAGGAAATATTGCTGAAATGATCCACAGTACTTTTAAAATCGGAAGGAAAAAATTCTTTGACAGAAAAGAATTCCCGAAATTGTCAACCGCTGGGTTTACCGGAGCGAAAGACCAGCAGCTGAGGTTGTTTGATTGATCATTAAAATATTGAGAAAACTGTTTTTCTTACTTTTGCTTTTTGCGGAAATAATTTTGTCTTTATATATTCCATGGATTACCCGGGCTAATTGTACAGATTACTGACGCTTCGAATGATTTTAAATTTAGCCTTGTATCTTATAAAAATGAAAACAACAATGTATTTTTTACTCCAAAAAAAGGTAAAATTTTAAGTTTTTCTAAATTTAAACTTTTGGAAGAAAATTTTTACAGTCAGCCTTTTGCAGAGCTTGAAAGCAGTGGTATGAGATTGGTACATGCTGATGAAAAAGGGAATAGATTGCCCTGGAATTCACGAGAAATGTCACAAAAAATGCAGAATACGCTTAAAGAAAATAATAATCCCATAGAGCTTAATTATAAACCCGACTTCAAATAATACATAATTTATAAAAAAGAAACCGCTCCAAAAGGAACGGTTTTATCATTTGCAGATGAAATCTATAGTTTAGATTGAATCATCCGGGCATTTGAAATCATCACTGCAGGTTGTACAGATTACTACGTTCCCGCATGCATACACGCAGAAATCTGGTTCCGGAAGTGTTTTAATTCCTCCTGCTCCCGTAATTGTTTTTAACTGGCTTTTGTTTAACTTCTTTAGATTTTTCATATTGTTTTAATTAAAAATTTGATAGTACTGTAAATATAATTAAAAAATACATAAATCAAACTGTTGTGGTATATTTTTTAAATAAAATTTATTAATTTCATTAATTGGTGAATAAAATCACTTAAAAATTTGATTGTTAATAAGATATATTTTAACTTTAAATTGTTAACAGTGTTGTCCGAAAAGCTTACAGAATAAGAAATACCAAACATAAAAACAATGAAAAATTACAGAAAACTTTCAAGAGAAGACAAAAAAAGAATTTCAGCCGGTGATAATCCGGCGTACTGTTTCGAAGGCGGCGGCCCCGGAACCGGAGGCTGTGCTGCTGATCAGATTTGTTCAGGCGGAAGATGTATTCTATATAATGATCCCGGAAACGGGGGAGGAGGCAATCCCGGCGGCGGCGATTCTTTTACCTGCATCTGTCCGTGGGGAACGGTTATACAGTCGACCCCTTGTCCGGAATTTTACTGCATCACAGGATAATTAAGAATGAAAAATGGCTGTGAAAAAATTAAAGTCAATAATTGATCTTATTCCTAAATACAAGAACAATCAATTATTGACTTTTTATCTGTTATTTTTTAATCAGTCCCAGTTCAATTAACCGCTCATGCAGAAATGCTCCGGCTGTAGTATCTTCATACAGTTTCGGATGGTTTTCATCTACACAGTTTTCAAGCGCGTTTAAAGACATGGAGCTTACCGGATGCATAAAGAAAGGGATGGAATACCTTGATGTCCCCCAAAGCTCTCTCGGCGGATTAACGACCCTGTGGATGGTTGATTTCAGTTTATTGTTCGTATGCCTTGAAAGCATATCCCCGACGTTGATCATCAGCTCGTCCGGTTCTGCAATCGCATCGATCCATTCGCCTTTGTGGTTTTGAACCTGAAGGCCTTTTCCCTGGGAGCCCATCAGAAGCGTAATCAGGTTGATATCGCCGTGAGCCGCTGCCCTTACCGCATCGTCCGGTTCCTGTGTAATAGGAGGGTAATGGATCGGTCTTAAAATAGAATTTCCTTCTGCAATTTTATCGTCAAAATAAAATTCATCCAGTCCTAAATACAAAGCCAGGGCCCTTAAAACATACTGTCCTGTTTTTTCCAGCATCTGGTATGCTTCTTTGCCTACTTCATTGAACTTCGGAAGTTCTTCAACCGTTACATTATCTGGGTACTCGCTTTTGTATTGTGAATCCTCAGTCACATACTGCCCGAAATGCCAGAATTCTTTCAGGTCTCCTTTTTTAAAGCCTTTTGCCGTTTCTTTGCCGAATCCTACATAGCCTCTCTGTCCGCCAATGCCCGGAATCTCGTATTTCTGTTTTGTTTCTGTGGGCAGTTCAAAAAAGTTCTTTACCTCTTCATACAGTTCATCCACCAGGGTGTCACTAAGAAAATGGCCTTTTAAGGCTACAAAACCAATTTCTT
The sequence above is a segment of the Chryseobacterium sp. JJR-5R genome. Coding sequences within it:
- a CDS encoding bacteriocin-like protein, coding for MKNLKKLNKSQLKTITGAGGIKTLPEPDFCVYACGNVVICTTCSDDFKCPDDSI
- a CDS encoding isopenicillin N synthase family dioxygenase, with the translated sequence MDKIPSVDLRDFLSGDPERKQKFVNEIGKAYEEIGFVALKGHFLSDTLVDELYEEVKNFFELPTETKQKYEIPGIGGQRGYVGFGKETAKGFKKGDLKEFWHFGQYVTEDSQYKSEYPDNVTVEELPKFNEVGKEAYQMLEKTGQYVLRALALYLGLDEFYFDDKIAEGNSILRPIHYPPITQEPDDAVRAAAHGDINLITLLMGSQGKGLQVQNHKGEWIDAIAEPDELMINVGDMLSRHTNNKLKSTIHRVVNPPRELWGTSRYSIPFFMHPVSSMSLNALENCVDENHPKLYEDTTAGAFLHERLIELGLIKK